The proteins below come from a single Paramormyrops kingsleyae isolate MSU_618 chromosome 25, PKINGS_0.4, whole genome shotgun sequence genomic window:
- the LOC140583068 gene encoding N-lysine methyltransferase KMT5A-A-like — translation MDVQAAFDQLLRTHPVTLDGDIPDKTARSQTSGRFQRQLYDRWLKAQMRMRVRHVLSHFGRRQPTESRVDAWIRNQGWKSNVPSAASVLKDWRPVGSVDTAVDSSHIQELIHNQKWKGLVVMDIAGKGKGVCATRQFQAGEVVCDYHGPVVTATEGQRIHSSTKEEESGYMFFFRNSHKSECACHPGIQPFGRLINHSHKKANLRPRLYSPAVGGQDVILLLALNRINDGEELLFDYGVQRKSFRGEGLRTIENM, via the exons atggatgtccaggcagcgttcgatcagctccttcggacccaccccgtgaccctggatggcgacatcccagacaagacagcacgctcgcagacgtcgggccggtttcagcggcagctctatgatcgctggctgaaggcccagatgaggatgcgcgtacggcatgtcttgt cacactttggcagacggcagcccaccgagtcccgggtcgacgcttggatcaggaaccaaggctggaaaagtaacgttcccagcgcggccagcgttctgaaggactggagaccagtgggttcggtggacactgccgtggactctagccacatccaggagctcatccacaaccagaagtggaagggacttgtggtgatggacattgcggggaaggggaagggagtctgcgccacccggcagttccaggctggtgaggtggtgtgtgactaccacgggccggtagtcacagccactgagggccagcggattcactcatcgacgaaggaagaagaatctggctacatgttcttcttccggaacagccataagtctgagtgtgcctgtcacccgggcatacagccttttggccggctgattaatcattcccataagaaggccaacctccggccaagactgtacagcccagccgtcgggggacaggacgttattttgcttttggccctgaacaggattaatgatggggaggaactgttgttcgattatggggtgcagaggaaatcgttcaggggagagggactgagaaccattgagaacatgtag